In Dryobates pubescens isolate bDryPub1 chromosome 12, bDryPub1.pri, whole genome shotgun sequence, one genomic interval encodes:
- the XK gene encoding endoplasmic reticulum membrane adapter protein XK: MKFPGSVLVSLVLFVAETVAALCLSGAYHAAGDRMWQWLTLLFALLPCALVQLSLVFIHRDVSRDRPLVLLLHLLQLGPLVRCVEVFYIYFHAGRVEEPYVSITKKRQMPKDGYSEEIEKEVGQAEGKLCTHRSAFSRASVIQAFLGSAPQLTLQLYICVLQQEITAARSIFMVLSLLSIVYGALRCNILAIKIKYDDYDVSVKPVAYLCIFMWRSFEIATRVTVLVLFSSVLQIWILPVVLVNFFGFFFYPWILFWQSKSPFPENIEKALSRVGTTIVLCLLTFLYAGINMFCWSAVQVKLNDPDLINKSQNWYRLTVYYMLRFIENAFLLLMWYIYKTDIYLYVCAPLLVLQLLISYCMAILFMLVFYQFCHPCKKLFSSSISEGLLSCFKFLCFVCKPPKSTILMDKAEVKSPEHTDEAWGSSKTIDSQKGNPHQSVSSNA, from the exons ATGAAATTCCCGGGTTCCGTCCTTGTCTCTCTCGTCCTCTTCGTGGCCGAGACGGTGGCCGCGTTGTGCCTGAGCGGGGCGTACCACGCTGCGGGGGACCGCATGTGGCAGTGGCTGACGCTGCTCTTCGCCCTCCTGCCCTGCGcgctggtgcagctcagcttgGTCTTCATCCATCGCGACGTCAGCCGTGACCGCccgctggtgctgctgctgcacctcctgcagctggggccccTCGTCAG GTGTGTGGAAGTCTTTTACATTTACTTCCACGCTGGCAGAGTTGAGGAACCCTATGTCAGCATTACAAAGAAGAGGCAGATGCCCAAGGATGGATACTCAGAAGAAATTGAGAAAGAAGTGGGCCAGGCCGAAGGCAAGCTGTGCACGCACAGGTCTGCGTTCAGCAGGGCGTCTGTGATTCAGGCGTTCCTCGGCTCAGCGCCCCAGCTCACGCTCCAGCTCTACAtctgtgtcctgcagcaggagatCACGGCTGCCAGAA GTATTTTTATGGTCCTTTCTCTCCTGTCAATTGTATATGGTGCCTTACGCTGCAACATCCTGGCTATTAAGATTAAATATGATGATTATGATGTCAGCGTGAAACCGGTTGCCTACCTCTGCATATTCATGTGGCGAAGCTTTGAGATTGCTACACGGGTTACAGTGCTGGTCCTTTTCAGTTCTGTACTCCAAATCTGGATTCTCCCTGTTGTCCTAGTGAATTTCTTTGGATTTTTCTTCTACCCATGGATTCTCTTCTGGCAAAGCAAGTCTCCATTTCCGGAGAACATAGAGAAGGCATTGAGCAGGGTTGGCACTACCATCGTCTTGTGCCTTCTCACCTTCCTGTATGCTGGCATTAACATGTTCTGCTGGTCTGCAGTGCAGGTGAAGCTCAATGATCCTGACTTAATTAACAAATCCCAAAACTGGTACCGCCTGACTGTGTATTACATGCTGCGGTTCATCGAGAACGCCTTCCTCCTGCTGATGTGGTACATCTATAAAACCGATATCTACTTGTATGTCTGCGCCCCCTTGTTAGTCTTGCAGCTCCTGATAAGCTACTGCATGGCTATCCTCTTCATGTTGGTGTTCTACCAGTTCTGCCATCCGTGCAAAAAGCTTTTCTCATCCAGCATATCTGAAGGTTTGCTGTCGTGTTTCAAATTTCTCTGCTTTGTTTGCAAGCCTCCCAAATCCACCATACTGATGGACAAGGCAGAGGTGAAATCTCCTGAACATACTGATGAAGCCTGGGGCAGTAGCAAGACAATAGATTCTCAAAAGGGGAATCCTCATCAGAGTGTTTCTTCCAATGCCTAG